The Solanum pennellii chromosome 11, SPENNV200 genome contains a region encoding:
- the LOC107004495 gene encoding zinc finger CCCH domain-containing protein 19 isoform X2, with protein sequence MAEDEESMNKPIIADELKLDNVTGLGATSPSLVGEGDTASPVPEVGPPPVEESEVALDSSQQAGVGDADVGASMGVSESSQQGNGDAEEVEAVRVTENEAVTEENVTALEKDEVTEAALVRGEGTEENVTALEKDEVTEVALENEVAEALKVTKGEAEICMPEGTGDEEVVMTAKENENDEILAGNDNIEGTENGETATEADVSTVEGSVGLGKNGEMEEVKCEEVGITPVVLDDSGGITLEKEAEEMETDHKTANAEENDDMVSHVDIAAVEAGVKSEKDVEMDTIKHEEVEYPPLAEEDKGAGAEDEAANGEKVVVTQNEEDDEMVTQVDISAVEARIESEKDVEMDTVKHEEEESVPLDEEDEGTKPEEEESVPLDKEDEGTKLEEEESVPLDEEDEGTKHEEEESVPLDEEDEGTGAEDEAANATPTEIESESEMTESGKSSGGKRKRKNTKSTGKSRSGGRASSRKTIGEDVCFICFDGGDLVLCDRRGCTKAYHPSCIDRDEEFFRAKGRWNCGWHQCTICQKNACYLCYTCTFSLCKGCIKDDVILCVRGNKGFCKNCMRMVKLIEGIGKEENDGPIDFDDKSSFEYLFKDYLMDLKAKLSLSSDEIADAKSPRKGADVSASKQELSQAQRDNNDDGGSGSDASIDTLEASKTKRRKLRKRSKSIRKEEDATTTAVTISEGFSTAGTTEWASKELLEFVKHMKSGDTSVLSQFDVQALLLEYIKTNKLRDPRRKSQIICDTRLERLFGKARVGHFEMLKLLESHFLMKEDSQIDDVQGSVVDTEFNQFEADANADTPTKGVKDRKRKRKKGENRGPQSNLDEYAAIDVHNISLIYLRRKLVEDLLEENEKFHEKVVGTFLRIRISGNVQKQDLYRLVQVVGTSKAAEPYKLGKRTTDIQLEILNLNKTEVLSIDTISNQDFTEEECKRLRQSIRCGLINRPTVGDILDKAMEIHAARVNEWLESEISRLSHLRDRASEKGRKKELRECVEKLQLLKTPDERHRRLEEIPEIHADPKMDPSYESEDEDSENAFMRSRDSSLNRRGRGPVSPRSNFSAKDSWGAAGKFSSKNYELSRSSSSKNVLSRSEDGVHSGGGLNEDTWIEGRDKETESMNIDKPTSAAISEPMGRNSQFLSRMESFSGASSVSSPAALQGKVAESSIKINEAEKVWHYKDPSGKIQGPFSLVQLRKWSNTGYFPADLKIWRSSDKQEESILLTDALAGRFEKMPSAVDNILSATVLKIQNGERPRVDQNVGSQSTRRLVPSGGGMTSGDVSALSTERWSNDDSSNLPSPTPKQNTASWVVGDGPSVPGANLYSSGNRILQSPPDDGVNASASVQNFGGPSIRGSENNYVNSGSDFGLVPTSEQFIAAQSGYSLQNAQSFAASEQQTALINSQLGAQHAALQSVSLNMQNPSVDAHTWVATAPSKGEPNISALALGQSQGYGNWGTTSSSVQNLAGNFSNAGASVLPQPDYWSTPAQGSQQIIQPTTVPSVPWGAGLQENASSASALRPESNTGWGMMPGNPNVGWGGPVPAVMNVNWGAVQAMPPGAVNPGWAPPGPLPGNLNPGWVAQSGNAGVQGLTPGNANPGWVAPTGSMGSTIQGPTSGNGWGMGSGNPGALVQRPPPQGDSNQGRGGANGNRGTRNNDQHQDGRFSGQRDKGRNWDRQSSFGSRGPSRGGFKKNNVPCPYNTNNRCIKGDKCNYLHG encoded by the exons ATGGCGGAAGACGAGGAATCTATGAATAAACCTATCATCGCTGACGAGCTAAAACTCGATAACGTTACCGGATTGGGCGCCACGTCACCATCACTGGTAGGTGAGGGCGATACGGCTTCGCCGGTGCCGGAGGTGGGCCCACCACCAGTCGAAGAATCGGAGGTTGCTCTAGACAGTTCACAACAGGCTGGCGTTGGTGATGCTGACGTGGGTGCATCGATGGGAGTGTCAGAGAGTTCTCAGCAGGGTAATGGTGATGCTGAGGAAGTTGAGGCGGTTAGGGTGACTGAAAATGAAGCGGTAACGGAGGAAAATGTTACGGCTTTGGAGAAAGATGAGGTGACTGAGGCGGCCTTGGTGAGAGGTGAGGGGACGGAGGAAAATGTAACGGCTTTGGAGAAAGATGAGGTGACAGAGGTGGCTTTAGAGAATGAGGTGGCAGAGGCATTGAAAGTCACAAAGGGAGAAGCAGAAATTTGTATGCCAGAGGGTACTGGCGATGAGGAAGTGGTCATGACTGCAAAGGAAAATGAGAATGATGAAATTTTGGCTGGAAATGATAATATTGAGGGGACGGAGAATGGCGAAACAGCGACAGAGGCAGATGTTTCAACTGTTGAAGGTAGTGTAGGTTTAGGAAAAAATGGTGAAATGGAGGAAGTTAAGTGCGAGGAAGTGGGAATTACTCCTGTTGTGTTAGATGATTCAGGAGGGATCACTCTAGAAAAAGAAGCTGAAGAAATGGAAACTGACCATAAAACTGCTAATGCAGAAGAAAATGATGATATGGTGTCACATGTAGATATTGCAGCTGTTGAAGCTGGAGTAAAATCGGAGAAAGATGTCGAAATGGATACAATTAAGCACGAAGAAGTGGAATATCCTCCTCTGGCTGAAGAGGACAAAGGGGCAGGTGCTGAGGACGAGGCTGCTAATGGGGAAAAAGTGGTAGTGACTCAAAATGAGGAAGATGATGAAATGGTGACACAGGTAGATATTTCAGCTGTTGAAGCTAGAATAGAGTCTGAGAAAGATGTCGAAATGGATACAGTGAAACATGAAGAAGAGGAATCCGTTCCTCTAGACGAGGAGGATGAAGGGACAAAACCTGAAGAAGAGGAATCTGTTCCTCTAGACAAGGAGGACGAAGGGACGAAACTTGAGGAAGAGGAATCCGTTCCTCTAGATGAGGAGGACGAAGGGACGAAACATGAGGAAGAGGAATCCGTTCCTCTAGATGAGGAGGACGAGGGGACGGGTGCTGAAGACGAGGCAGCTAATGCAACTCCTACTGAAATAGAGTCTGAAAGTGAAATGACTGAATCGGGAAAATCCTCTGGAggaaagaggaagaggaagaataCTAAGAGTACGGGGAAGTCCAGGTCTGGAGGAAGAGCATCAAGTAGGAAGACTATAGGAGAGGATGTTTGCTTCATTTGCTTTGATGGAGGGGATTTGGTGCTATGTGACCGTAG GGGTTGTACCAAAGCATATCATCCCTCGTGTATTGATAGGGATGAGGAATTTTTTCGTGCCAAGGGTCGATGGAATTGTG GTTGGCATCAATGCACTATTTGTCAGAAGAATGCTTGCTATTTGTGCTACACATGCACATTTTCATTATGCAAGGGGTGCATCAAAGATGATGTCATCCTATGTGTAAGAGGAAACAAGGGATTTTGCAAGAACTGCATGAGAATGGTCAAGCTAATAGAAGGCATTGGTAAAGAAGAGAATGAT GGTCCGATAGATTTTGATGACAAGAGTAGCTTTGAATATCTGTTCAAGGACTACTTAATGGATTTAAAAGCGAAGCTATCTTTATCTTCAGATGAAATTGCTGATGCCAAAAGTCCTCGGAAAGGAGCTGATGTGTCAGCTTCCAAACAAGAACTGTCTCAGGCACAACGTGACAATAATGATGATGGAGGTTCTGGTTCAGATGCATCCATTGACACATTGGAAGCAAGTAAAACCAAAAGAAGAAAGCTAAGAAAACGTTCGAAATCTATCAGAAAGGAAGAGGATGCCACAACTACGGCTGTTACTATTAGCGAAGGCTTCTCCACTGCTGGCACCACTGAGTGGGCATCAAAAGAGCTGCTTGAATTTGTTAAGCATATGAAAAGTGGTGACACTTCTGTTCTTTCTCAATTTGACGTGCAAGCTCTGTTGCTCGAATAtatcaaaactaacaaactGCGTGACCCTCGTCGTAAAAGTCAAATTATATGTGATACAAGACTTGAAAGGCTATTTGGAAAAGCACGTGTTGGGCACTTCGAGATGTTAAAGCTACTTGAGTCTCATTTTCTTATGAAAGAGGATTCTCAGATTGATGATGTTCAAGGTAGTGTAGTTGATACAGAATTTAATCAGTTTGAAGCTGATGCAAATGCTGACACTCCTACAAAGGGAGTCAAAGACAGGAAACGTAAACGCAAGAAAGGTGAAAATAGGGGACCTCAATCAAATCTCGATGAGTATGCAGCTATTGATGTGCATAACATCAGCTTAATTTACCTACGACGAAAATTGGTGGAGGACCTTCTTGAAGAGAATGAAAAATTCCATGAAAAAGTTGTTGGAACCTTTTTGAGAATACGAATTTCTGGTAACGTTCAGAAGCAAGACCTTTATAGGCTGGTGCAAGTTGTAG GTACAAGCAAAGCCGCTGAACCATACAAACTTGGCAAGAGGACAACTGATATTCAGCTGGAGATCTTAAATCTGAACAAGACAGAGGTTTTATCAATTGATACAATCTCAAATCAAGATTTCACGGAG GAAGAATGCAAGCGTCTGCGCCAGAGTATAAGATGTGGACTCATTAATAGACCAACAGTG GGTGACATTCTTGACAAGGCCATGGAAATACATGCAGCAAGAGTTAATGAG TGGCTGGAATCAGAGATATCCCGTCTCAGTCATCTTCGTGATCGAGCTAGTGAGAAAGGGCGCAAGAAGGA ACTTAGAGAATGTGTAGAGAAACTACAGCTCTTGAAGACTCCCGATGAGCGTCACCGTAGACTTGAGGAAATTCCAGAAATACATGCAGATCCAAAAATGGACCCAAGCTATGAGTCAGAGGATGAGGACAGTGAAA ATGCTTTTATGAGGTCTAGGGATTCGAGCCTTAACCGGAGAGGACGTGGGCCAGTTTCTCCAAGAAGCAACTTCTCTGCAAAAGATTCTTGGGGGGCTGCAGGAAAATTTTCTTCGAAGAACTATGAACTAAGCAGGAGTTCCTCTAGTAAAAACGTTTTGAGCAGAAGTGAGGATGGTGTGCATTCTGGAGGGGGACTGAATGAAGACACATGGATTGAAGGAAGAGATAAGGAGACAGAATCTATGAATATAGATAAACCAACTTCTGCTGCTATTTCTGAGCCAATGGGACGGAATAGCCAATTTTTGTCGAGAATGGAGTCATTTTCTGGTGCATCATCGGTATCTTCTCCAGCTGCACTCCAGGGTAAGGTTGCAGAAAGTTCCATCAAGATCAATGAAGCCGAAAAAGTGTGGCATTACAAGGACCCTTCTGGTAAAATACAGGGACCATTTTCTCTTGTCCAGTTGCGTAAATGGAGCAATACAGGATACTTCCCTGCtgatttgaaaatatggagatcTTCAGATAAACAAGAGGAGTCTATTCTTTTGACTGATGCACTGGCAGGGAGGTTTGAGAAAATGCCATCAGCAGTTGACAATATACTTTCAGCAACTGTTCTGAAAATTCAAAATGGAGAGAGACCTCGAGTCGACCAGAATGTTGGATCTCAGAGTACTCGTCGTTTGGTTCCTTCTGGTGGTGGAATGACTTCTGGTGATGTTTCTGCGCTTTCTACTGAGAGGTGGAGTAATGATGATTCTTCGAATCTCCCGTCTCCTACTCCAAAGCAGAATACTGCCAGTTGGGTTGTAGGAGATGGGCCATCTGTTCCAGGTGCAAATTTGTATTCTAGTGGCAACAGGATTCTCCAATCTCCACCCGATGATGGGGTTAATGCATCCGCTTCTGTTCAAAATTTTGGCGGGCCTTCAATTAGGGGATCGGAAAATAATTATGTGAATTCTGGTAGTGATTTTGGTCTAGTGCCTACTTCTGAACAGTTCATTGCTGCACAATCTGGATATTCTTTGCAAAATGCTCAATCATTTGCAGCTAGTGAGCAACAGACCGCACTGATTAATAGCCAACTTGGTGCACAACATGCAGCTCTCCAGTCAGTATCTCTTAATATGCAGAACCCTAGTGTGGATGCCCATACATGGGTTGCTACAGCACCTTCTAAGGGAGAGCCGAACATTTCTGCTCTGGCACTAGGGCAGTCCCAGGGATATGGTAATTGGGGTACTACATCCTCATCTGTACAGAATCTTGCTGGAAATTTTTCAAATGCAGGTGCCTCAGTTTTGCCTCAGCCTGATTATTGGAGCACACCAGCTCAAGGCAGCCAACAGATCATACAGCCTACAACTGTGCCTAGTGTTCCATGGGGTGCTGGTTTGCAAGAGAATGCGAGTTCTGCTTCAGCATTAAGACCTGAGAGTAACACTGGCTGGGGTATGATGCCTGGAAATCCAAATGTGGGCTGGGGTGGACCCGTACCAGCAGTCATGAATGTAAATTGGGGAGCAGTTCAGGCAATGCCTCCGGGGGCTGTAAATCCTGGTTGGGCTCCGCCTGGGCCACTTCCTGGGAATCTGAATCCTGGATGGGTTGCACAATCTGGGAATGCTGGTGTTCAGGGCTTGACACCTGGGAATGCCAATCCAGGTTGGGTTGCTCCAACAGGGAGCATGGGATCAACTATTCAAGGGCCTACATCTGGTAATGGGTGGGGTATGGGAAGTGGAAATCCTGGAGCACTTGTCCAAAGACCGCCACCTCAAGGAGATTCAAATCAAGGTAGGGGTGGAGCTAATGGGAATCGGGGCACAAGAAATAATGATCAGCATCAAGATGGGAGATTCTCTGGTCAGAGGGACAAGGGTAGGAACTGGGATAGGCAATCGTCTTTTGGGAGTAGAGGGCCGTCTAGAGGTGGCTTCAAAAAGAATAATGTGCCCTGCCCATATAATACAAACAATCGATGCATAAAGGGTGATAAATGCAATTATCTTCATGGCTAA
- the LOC107004495 gene encoding zinc finger CCCH domain-containing protein 19 isoform X1: MAEDEESMNKPIIADELKLDNVTGLGATSPSLVGEGDTASPVPEVGPPPVEESEVALDSSQQAGVGDADVGASMGVSESSQQGNGDAEEVEAVRVTENEAVTEENVTALEKDEVTEAALVRGEGTEENVTALEKDEVTEVALENEVAEALKVTKGEAEICMPEGTGDEEVVMTAKENENDEILAGNDNIEGTENGETATEADVSTVEGSVGLGKNGEMEEVKCEEVGITPVVLDDSGGITLEKEAEEMETDHKTANAEENDDMVSHVDIAAVEAGVKSEKDVEMDTIKHEEVEYPPLAEEDKGAGAEDEAANGEKVVVTQNEEDDEMVTQVDISAVEARIESEKDVEMDTVKHEEEESVPLDEEDEGTKPEEEESVPLDKEDEGTKLEEEESVPLDEEDEGTKHEEEESVPLDEEDEGTGAEDEAANATPTEIESESEMTESGKSSGGKRKRKNTKSTGKSRSGGRASSRKTIGEDVCFICFDGGDLVLCDRRGCTKAYHPSCIDRDEEFFRAKGRWNCGWHQCTICQKNACYLCYTCTFSLCKGCIKDDVILCVRGNKGFCKNCMRMVKLIEGIGKEENDGPIDFDDKSSFEYLFKDYLMDLKAKLSLSSDEIADAKSPRKGADVSASKQELSQAQRDNNDDGGSGSDASIDTLEASKTKRRKLRKRSKSIRKEEDATTTAVTISEGFSTAGTTEWASKELLEFVKHMKSGDTSVLSQFDVQALLLEYIKTNKLRDPRRKSQIICDTRLERLFGKARVGHFEMLKLLESHFLMKEDSQIDDVQGSVVDTEFNQFEADANADTPTKGVKDRKRKRKKGENRGPQSNLDEYAAIDVHNISLIYLRRKLVEDLLEENEKFHEKVVGTFLRIRISGNVQKQDLYRLVQVVGTSKAAEPYKLGKRTTDIQLEILNLNKTEVLSIDTISNQDFTEEECKRLRQSIRCGLINRPTVGDILDKAMEIHAARVNEWLESEISRLSHLRDRASEKGRKKELRECVEKLQLLKTPDERHRRLEEIPEIHADPKMDPSYESEDEDSESNDRRDAFMRSRDSSLNRRGRGPVSPRSNFSAKDSWGAAGKFSSKNYELSRSSSSKNVLSRSEDGVHSGGGLNEDTWIEGRDKETESMNIDKPTSAAISEPMGRNSQFLSRMESFSGASSVSSPAALQGKVAESSIKINEAEKVWHYKDPSGKIQGPFSLVQLRKWSNTGYFPADLKIWRSSDKQEESILLTDALAGRFEKMPSAVDNILSATVLKIQNGERPRVDQNVGSQSTRRLVPSGGGMTSGDVSALSTERWSNDDSSNLPSPTPKQNTASWVVGDGPSVPGANLYSSGNRILQSPPDDGVNASASVQNFGGPSIRGSENNYVNSGSDFGLVPTSEQFIAAQSGYSLQNAQSFAASEQQTALINSQLGAQHAALQSVSLNMQNPSVDAHTWVATAPSKGEPNISALALGQSQGYGNWGTTSSSVQNLAGNFSNAGASVLPQPDYWSTPAQGSQQIIQPTTVPSVPWGAGLQENASSASALRPESNTGWGMMPGNPNVGWGGPVPAVMNVNWGAVQAMPPGAVNPGWAPPGPLPGNLNPGWVAQSGNAGVQGLTPGNANPGWVAPTGSMGSTIQGPTSGNGWGMGSGNPGALVQRPPPQGDSNQGRGGANGNRGTRNNDQHQDGRFSGQRDKGRNWDRQSSFGSRGPSRGGFKKNNVPCPYNTNNRCIKGDKCNYLHG, translated from the exons ATGGCGGAAGACGAGGAATCTATGAATAAACCTATCATCGCTGACGAGCTAAAACTCGATAACGTTACCGGATTGGGCGCCACGTCACCATCACTGGTAGGTGAGGGCGATACGGCTTCGCCGGTGCCGGAGGTGGGCCCACCACCAGTCGAAGAATCGGAGGTTGCTCTAGACAGTTCACAACAGGCTGGCGTTGGTGATGCTGACGTGGGTGCATCGATGGGAGTGTCAGAGAGTTCTCAGCAGGGTAATGGTGATGCTGAGGAAGTTGAGGCGGTTAGGGTGACTGAAAATGAAGCGGTAACGGAGGAAAATGTTACGGCTTTGGAGAAAGATGAGGTGACTGAGGCGGCCTTGGTGAGAGGTGAGGGGACGGAGGAAAATGTAACGGCTTTGGAGAAAGATGAGGTGACAGAGGTGGCTTTAGAGAATGAGGTGGCAGAGGCATTGAAAGTCACAAAGGGAGAAGCAGAAATTTGTATGCCAGAGGGTACTGGCGATGAGGAAGTGGTCATGACTGCAAAGGAAAATGAGAATGATGAAATTTTGGCTGGAAATGATAATATTGAGGGGACGGAGAATGGCGAAACAGCGACAGAGGCAGATGTTTCAACTGTTGAAGGTAGTGTAGGTTTAGGAAAAAATGGTGAAATGGAGGAAGTTAAGTGCGAGGAAGTGGGAATTACTCCTGTTGTGTTAGATGATTCAGGAGGGATCACTCTAGAAAAAGAAGCTGAAGAAATGGAAACTGACCATAAAACTGCTAATGCAGAAGAAAATGATGATATGGTGTCACATGTAGATATTGCAGCTGTTGAAGCTGGAGTAAAATCGGAGAAAGATGTCGAAATGGATACAATTAAGCACGAAGAAGTGGAATATCCTCCTCTGGCTGAAGAGGACAAAGGGGCAGGTGCTGAGGACGAGGCTGCTAATGGGGAAAAAGTGGTAGTGACTCAAAATGAGGAAGATGATGAAATGGTGACACAGGTAGATATTTCAGCTGTTGAAGCTAGAATAGAGTCTGAGAAAGATGTCGAAATGGATACAGTGAAACATGAAGAAGAGGAATCCGTTCCTCTAGACGAGGAGGATGAAGGGACAAAACCTGAAGAAGAGGAATCTGTTCCTCTAGACAAGGAGGACGAAGGGACGAAACTTGAGGAAGAGGAATCCGTTCCTCTAGATGAGGAGGACGAAGGGACGAAACATGAGGAAGAGGAATCCGTTCCTCTAGATGAGGAGGACGAGGGGACGGGTGCTGAAGACGAGGCAGCTAATGCAACTCCTACTGAAATAGAGTCTGAAAGTGAAATGACTGAATCGGGAAAATCCTCTGGAggaaagaggaagaggaagaataCTAAGAGTACGGGGAAGTCCAGGTCTGGAGGAAGAGCATCAAGTAGGAAGACTATAGGAGAGGATGTTTGCTTCATTTGCTTTGATGGAGGGGATTTGGTGCTATGTGACCGTAG GGGTTGTACCAAAGCATATCATCCCTCGTGTATTGATAGGGATGAGGAATTTTTTCGTGCCAAGGGTCGATGGAATTGTG GTTGGCATCAATGCACTATTTGTCAGAAGAATGCTTGCTATTTGTGCTACACATGCACATTTTCATTATGCAAGGGGTGCATCAAAGATGATGTCATCCTATGTGTAAGAGGAAACAAGGGATTTTGCAAGAACTGCATGAGAATGGTCAAGCTAATAGAAGGCATTGGTAAAGAAGAGAATGAT GGTCCGATAGATTTTGATGACAAGAGTAGCTTTGAATATCTGTTCAAGGACTACTTAATGGATTTAAAAGCGAAGCTATCTTTATCTTCAGATGAAATTGCTGATGCCAAAAGTCCTCGGAAAGGAGCTGATGTGTCAGCTTCCAAACAAGAACTGTCTCAGGCACAACGTGACAATAATGATGATGGAGGTTCTGGTTCAGATGCATCCATTGACACATTGGAAGCAAGTAAAACCAAAAGAAGAAAGCTAAGAAAACGTTCGAAATCTATCAGAAAGGAAGAGGATGCCACAACTACGGCTGTTACTATTAGCGAAGGCTTCTCCACTGCTGGCACCACTGAGTGGGCATCAAAAGAGCTGCTTGAATTTGTTAAGCATATGAAAAGTGGTGACACTTCTGTTCTTTCTCAATTTGACGTGCAAGCTCTGTTGCTCGAATAtatcaaaactaacaaactGCGTGACCCTCGTCGTAAAAGTCAAATTATATGTGATACAAGACTTGAAAGGCTATTTGGAAAAGCACGTGTTGGGCACTTCGAGATGTTAAAGCTACTTGAGTCTCATTTTCTTATGAAAGAGGATTCTCAGATTGATGATGTTCAAGGTAGTGTAGTTGATACAGAATTTAATCAGTTTGAAGCTGATGCAAATGCTGACACTCCTACAAAGGGAGTCAAAGACAGGAAACGTAAACGCAAGAAAGGTGAAAATAGGGGACCTCAATCAAATCTCGATGAGTATGCAGCTATTGATGTGCATAACATCAGCTTAATTTACCTACGACGAAAATTGGTGGAGGACCTTCTTGAAGAGAATGAAAAATTCCATGAAAAAGTTGTTGGAACCTTTTTGAGAATACGAATTTCTGGTAACGTTCAGAAGCAAGACCTTTATAGGCTGGTGCAAGTTGTAG GTACAAGCAAAGCCGCTGAACCATACAAACTTGGCAAGAGGACAACTGATATTCAGCTGGAGATCTTAAATCTGAACAAGACAGAGGTTTTATCAATTGATACAATCTCAAATCAAGATTTCACGGAG GAAGAATGCAAGCGTCTGCGCCAGAGTATAAGATGTGGACTCATTAATAGACCAACAGTG GGTGACATTCTTGACAAGGCCATGGAAATACATGCAGCAAGAGTTAATGAG TGGCTGGAATCAGAGATATCCCGTCTCAGTCATCTTCGTGATCGAGCTAGTGAGAAAGGGCGCAAGAAGGA ACTTAGAGAATGTGTAGAGAAACTACAGCTCTTGAAGACTCCCGATGAGCGTCACCGTAGACTTGAGGAAATTCCAGAAATACATGCAGATCCAAAAATGGACCCAAGCTATGAGTCAGAGGATGAGGACAGTGAAAGTAATGATAGACGAG ATGCTTTTATGAGGTCTAGGGATTCGAGCCTTAACCGGAGAGGACGTGGGCCAGTTTCTCCAAGAAGCAACTTCTCTGCAAAAGATTCTTGGGGGGCTGCAGGAAAATTTTCTTCGAAGAACTATGAACTAAGCAGGAGTTCCTCTAGTAAAAACGTTTTGAGCAGAAGTGAGGATGGTGTGCATTCTGGAGGGGGACTGAATGAAGACACATGGATTGAAGGAAGAGATAAGGAGACAGAATCTATGAATATAGATAAACCAACTTCTGCTGCTATTTCTGAGCCAATGGGACGGAATAGCCAATTTTTGTCGAGAATGGAGTCATTTTCTGGTGCATCATCGGTATCTTCTCCAGCTGCACTCCAGGGTAAGGTTGCAGAAAGTTCCATCAAGATCAATGAAGCCGAAAAAGTGTGGCATTACAAGGACCCTTCTGGTAAAATACAGGGACCATTTTCTCTTGTCCAGTTGCGTAAATGGAGCAATACAGGATACTTCCCTGCtgatttgaaaatatggagatcTTCAGATAAACAAGAGGAGTCTATTCTTTTGACTGATGCACTGGCAGGGAGGTTTGAGAAAATGCCATCAGCAGTTGACAATATACTTTCAGCAACTGTTCTGAAAATTCAAAATGGAGAGAGACCTCGAGTCGACCAGAATGTTGGATCTCAGAGTACTCGTCGTTTGGTTCCTTCTGGTGGTGGAATGACTTCTGGTGATGTTTCTGCGCTTTCTACTGAGAGGTGGAGTAATGATGATTCTTCGAATCTCCCGTCTCCTACTCCAAAGCAGAATACTGCCAGTTGGGTTGTAGGAGATGGGCCATCTGTTCCAGGTGCAAATTTGTATTCTAGTGGCAACAGGATTCTCCAATCTCCACCCGATGATGGGGTTAATGCATCCGCTTCTGTTCAAAATTTTGGCGGGCCTTCAATTAGGGGATCGGAAAATAATTATGTGAATTCTGGTAGTGATTTTGGTCTAGTGCCTACTTCTGAACAGTTCATTGCTGCACAATCTGGATATTCTTTGCAAAATGCTCAATCATTTGCAGCTAGTGAGCAACAGACCGCACTGATTAATAGCCAACTTGGTGCACAACATGCAGCTCTCCAGTCAGTATCTCTTAATATGCAGAACCCTAGTGTGGATGCCCATACATGGGTTGCTACAGCACCTTCTAAGGGAGAGCCGAACATTTCTGCTCTGGCACTAGGGCAGTCCCAGGGATATGGTAATTGGGGTACTACATCCTCATCTGTACAGAATCTTGCTGGAAATTTTTCAAATGCAGGTGCCTCAGTTTTGCCTCAGCCTGATTATTGGAGCACACCAGCTCAAGGCAGCCAACAGATCATACAGCCTACAACTGTGCCTAGTGTTCCATGGGGTGCTGGTTTGCAAGAGAATGCGAGTTCTGCTTCAGCATTAAGACCTGAGAGTAACACTGGCTGGGGTATGATGCCTGGAAATCCAAATGTGGGCTGGGGTGGACCCGTACCAGCAGTCATGAATGTAAATTGGGGAGCAGTTCAGGCAATGCCTCCGGGGGCTGTAAATCCTGGTTGGGCTCCGCCTGGGCCACTTCCTGGGAATCTGAATCCTGGATGGGTTGCACAATCTGGGAATGCTGGTGTTCAGGGCTTGACACCTGGGAATGCCAATCCAGGTTGGGTTGCTCCAACAGGGAGCATGGGATCAACTATTCAAGGGCCTACATCTGGTAATGGGTGGGGTATGGGAAGTGGAAATCCTGGAGCACTTGTCCAAAGACCGCCACCTCAAGGAGATTCAAATCAAGGTAGGGGTGGAGCTAATGGGAATCGGGGCACAAGAAATAATGATCAGCATCAAGATGGGAGATTCTCTGGTCAGAGGGACAAGGGTAGGAACTGGGATAGGCAATCGTCTTTTGGGAGTAGAGGGCCGTCTAGAGGTGGCTTCAAAAAGAATAATGTGCCCTGCCCATATAATACAAACAATCGATGCATAAAGGGTGATAAATGCAATTATCTTCATGGCTAA